The genomic window TTTGCTAACTGTATCATTTTACAGACCTGAATTTTTCTATATTTTATGCTACACTGAGTAGGATTAAAACGAAACGAGGATATAATTATGATTTTATTACAGGCAAATCAAATTGCTCGATACTTTGGAGCTGAGACTTTGTTTGAAAACATACAAATGGAAATTGCGGACAACAGTAGGATTGCGCTTGTTGGCCGCAATGGTGCTGGGAAGTCCACACTGTTGAAAATCATTGCAGGGATCGACCCGGCGGATGCTGGAACTATCGCAAAAAGTAAAACAGCGACACTTGGCTACCTAGCTCAAGATACAGGGCTAGCCTCAGATAAGAATGTCTGGGATGAGATGTTGCAAGCATTTGCCTCAGTCATTGCAATGGAAAATCGAATGCGTGAACTGGAACAGCTGATCAGTCAGGTCGACCCTGAAACAACGGATTATCAAAATCTGATGAAGGAATACGATCGGCTACAACAAGATTTTGCTGACAACAATGGCTATGGAATGGAAAATGAAATTCGCTCTGTTCTACATGGCTTCGGCTTTGATGAAAGCTTTTATGAGCGACCGATCAATGCTTTGTCAGGTGGTCAAAAAACACGTCTAGCTCTAGCCCGTATGCTGTTGCAAAAACCGGATATTTTAATTTTGGATGAGCCGACCAACCACTTAGATATCGAGACGCTCTCGTGGCTTGAAGGCTATTTACCAAACTACTCCGGTGCCCTGCTGATTGTTTCACATGACCGGTACTTTTTGGATAAGGTCGTAACAGAAATTTATGAGCTAAGCAGAAGAAAAATGCATTATTACAAAGGCAATTATTCTAAATACTTGAAACTAAAAGCAGAACAGCTGACAAGCGAATGGAAGGCTTTTGAAAAACAACAAACAGAAATCCATAAGTTAGAGGACTTTGTTGCACGAAATCTGGTGCGTGCTTCTACAACCAAAAGAGCTCAAAGTCGCCGGAAAACATTGGAAAAGATGGAGCGTCTGGATCGACCACAAGGTGATGAAAAATCGGCAAACTTCCTTTTTGGTATCGAAAAAACCTCCGGAAATGTTGTCTTACAGCTAGAAGACGGTGCCATCGGCTATGATGAAACCATTCTCTCCGCTCCTATCAATATGGATGTCCGCCGGCAAGAAGCTATTGCTTTAGTTGGACCAAACGGGATTGGTAAATCCACCCTGTTAAAATCAATTATTGGCAAGCTACCGTTTATTGAAGGAGAGCTTTCACTTGGGACCAATGTATCGATTGGTTATTACGATCAGGAACAAGCAAATCTACATGGAAACAAAACTGTTTTAGCCGAGCTGTGGGACGAACATCCAACCACACCGGAAAAA from Enterococcus sp. 9E7_DIV0242 includes these protein-coding regions:
- a CDS encoding ABC-F family ATP-binding cassette domain-containing protein yields the protein MILLQANQIARYFGAETLFENIQMEIADNSRIALVGRNGAGKSTLLKIIAGIDPADAGTIAKSKTATLGYLAQDTGLASDKNVWDEMLQAFASVIAMENRMRELEQLISQVDPETTDYQNLMKEYDRLQQDFADNNGYGMENEIRSVLHGFGFDESFYERPINALSGGQKTRLALARMLLQKPDILILDEPTNHLDIETLSWLEGYLPNYSGALLIVSHDRYFLDKVVTEIYELSRRKMHYYKGNYSKYLKLKAEQLTSEWKAFEKQQTEIHKLEDFVARNLVRASTTKRAQSRRKTLEKMERLDRPQGDEKSANFLFGIEKTSGNVVLQLEDGAIGYDETILSAPINMDVRRQEAIALVGPNGIGKSTLLKSIIGKLPFIEGELSLGTNVSIGYYDQEQANLHGNKTVLAELWDEHPTTPEKEIRNVLGSFLFSGNDVEKTIPLLSGGEKARVALAKLSMNRENFLILDEPTNHLDIDNKEVLENALIDYEGTLLFVSHDRYFINRIATKVIELSENGSKLYLGDYDYYLEKKKEEEELAALAAADQKQAEVVNTTKNDFFLNKEAQKIVRNLKRKITQIEETLAELDECIDTLEAEMSRPEMVEDHVQLMALNKELEEKRAEQEQQLNEWEELSLELEEMEG